ctgtgtgtgtgcacatgttatGGTCTAGGAAGGACAGAAGGGACACatgggaggacaggagagggtaaagaaaaagatagaggagaggagaagaaaaggaggggaggggacaagagaggagaaagacaggcaggcaggcagacacatcAGGTAATAATTGGATAATTGAAGAGATGAGAGTGATGGAGGATAGGAGAAGAGGGTAGAAAGAGATACAAAGAGAATGGAGaggatgagtggagagagagagatcatttttgtgtgaaaaAGGTCAGaatggaggttgtgtgtgtgtgtgagagaaagcgggacagggagagagacagagaaagagagagggggaaagaggtcaGGAAAGAGGTAGTGTGGATCGGATGGTTTAGTACTTCCTGTCAAACACATCACGCAGCTGCCCCCACTTCCTGAAgagaaaggacacacacacacaacaaaatacaTACAAACACCTACATATATCACAACCACCAGCCCACACCACAATCAAATCCACTACACCCACAATCTACACCCACTCACAATATACACCCACTCACAACCGacacacaccagtggtgtaaagtacttaagttgtttttttgagtatctgtacttgactttaCTATATattcttttacttcactacattcctaaaaaaaKAAACTATMtactttttactccgtacattttccctSACACCCAYAAGTASTCATTACAtttggaatgcttagcaggacaggaaaatggtccaattcacacacttcctggtcatccctactgcctttgatctggcggactcactaaacacaaatgcttttatttgtgaaattatgtctgagtgttggagtgcgccCCAGGCTATCCataaagaaaacagaaaaaaagaaaatggtgccatctggttggCTTGATATAAGGAGtattaaattatttatattttWactttgatacttaagtatattttagcaattatatttacttttgatacttaagtatatttaaaacaaaatacttttagacttttactcaagtagtattttactgggtgaccttcacttttacttgagtcattttctattaaggtagctttacttttactcaagtatgacaattgagtacagGCTTCTGGAACACTCTCAGATGAAagcaggggagagggaaagagagagaattaaaaaaagagaggaggggagagagaggagggattgaTATTCTCAACATATCTGGAAGCAATCATGATGAGAGTAACACACACAAGCTTTCACTACAAAAGAACACGGAGTCCTTGCCCACTTCCAACAAATACAtactctctcacacgcacacgaGCAGTCAGAAATCAGTGGCAGATATGACACTATACCAGGGGTCTCCgacttttctagcatgagagctactttaaaAGAAATGCAACATGTCACGAGCAACACATTTTTTCTCCTagatttcaaataggcacattcttctctgctTKKCTGGGTCCTTAAGTGTACAAGACAGTGGTGCACTGTTTTCTGTCAMTATACCTGCTAAAATAACggttaataaacaactctaaggggggggcTCTACAAAATCTGTGATTTCTCCCCCAAATTATGTTGTATATTTTCCCCCAAttttgttttttctgtttttagatttttgggggttttcaCTCTCAAATTCCAATTGTTTGTAGAGAAACAACACAATTGGATGTCCTGAGTCGATGTCattgcttaaatcacatcagaataccttttttttttttaggtctggAAGAAAAATAACACTTTTAGATTTTTGactgtaattcccctttaattggtCATCTGGTCCTTTAATTGCACATCTAGTGGGTGAGGAATTTGCCATCTAATGTGCAGGTCTAGggatggttctgtactgctgttGCTCATTTCCtggcaaagtttgcaaataacaaataatagatcCAGATGATATACTTACTCATTATATACTTCCGCCAGGTAAGACAACTTTGCAGTTAACGTTTACTTGACAAGGTTTTAGGGAAAGTATTTCAGTCAACCCACAAGAaagttatcacatcaactggctactGGTCTTTACTGTGAGCCGTCAATMaatcaaatgttatttgtcacaatgCAACAGGTATAGATAGTACACTTTAGTTTGAAATGAACCACAGGTCTTCATGCCATGCATTAcataacactttacattttggtaAGTGATGGCAGGTTTTGTGTTGGTGAGCGGATACAATTATCAAGAATCTTGTCATAGAATGCAACAAGCAGGCAAAATAAATGTCAATGTTTTGGggaatttatttttcaacaaaaaTGTTAATGTCAATGACAATAGAATTGATATGCAGTCATTTTGTTACTGTGGTAGCCTACTAACATTGTATGAAAATTAAAGACGCTTTccaataaaatatttttacaatttctGGATACACAAGATAACGGTGTTAACTTAAAtcaacattctccaaaaagtgaCTCGTCGTCTTTGGATGAGCAACATCCACATGAAGTTATGCTCTTAATTTTCAGACATTTACCTCCTCTGaatggatggaaggatggaatAGTTTCCATGCTTCTCCTTCCCTACTGAAACCTCTTGAGAAACTCCTGATAGGTCTGTCTGTGTGCCGAGGCCGCTGGCACAAAATGGCCACCAGGATGAGTCAGCACCTGAGGCTCCTGGAACAGYGGAAGGAGCTCCCGGCTCATCCTATCAGAAATGACCTGGTCTTCCTGTCCGAAGACGTGCAGGGACGGGATGACGAGCGGAGCAGGGCCGCCATAGAACCGCTGGTGTTCCGAACAAGCACTCCGGAACCCGGCCACCAGGATAGCGAAGCAGAACTGGAATTGTGGTTCTAGATTCTGCTCCTGTATAGAACAGAGCATGGCAACTAGAGCAGCGCCCTGGCTGAACCCCAGCACACCGTCAAACGGGCCCAGGTCCTTCACTGCTGTCCTCACGGCCTCCACACTCTCCTCAAGCCCCAGGCTCGCCTGACACTGCTGCCCGGCGTCGAAGCTCCGAGCCTGGATGTCAGAGAACCACCATCCCCTGGGGGCCTCGTCACCTCCAGGGCCCACTTSATTCTCCTTCCCTTGGGCtgctggagggagagaaaagagagagaYAAGAGAGYgagaagagagaggtagaagggcGAGAAAGAGAGTATTAAACTAAGTTGATATTGCATTTAGTTGAAATCTGTATGTGATCACCCTGATAGGTACCGGTCAGAAAGCCATGCATTACCAAAAGTTTGGTAACGCAACAATCCCTATCCTCACAGCACTGTTCAGTCAGAATGTACACTGAGTatccaaacattaagaacacctgctctttccatgacatagattgaccagtgaatccaggtgaaagttatgatcccttattgatgtcacttgttaaatccacatcaaatcagtgtagatgaaggagaggagacaggttcaagaaggattgagacattgtgtgtgtgctgttcagaaggtgaatgggcaagacaaaagatgctgggtttttcacgctcaacagtttcccgtgtgtatcaagaatggtccaccacccaaaggacatccagccaacttgacacaactgtgggaagcattggaatcaacatgggccagcatccatgtagAACGCTTTCCactccttgtagagtccatccccctgacaaattgaggctgttctgagggcagaggggggggtgcaactcaatattaggaaggtgtttctaatatttggtatactctgtgtgctttcataaagtattcacaccccttgaccaaatgttgttgtgttacagcctgaatttaaaattgattaaagtaTTTTAAAAATTGTCACTAGCCTacaaaatatcccataatgtcaacttggaaatatatatatatatattttttaatgtttacaaattaataaaacatttaaactgaaacgtattgagtcaataagttcaggagaaaaaTGTCACATAAGTCGGATacgtgcaataatagtgttgaacatgattgaatgactacctcatctcttacCACGtgcggctcagttggtagaacatggcgaTTGCAACGCTAGggctgtgggttcgattcccacgggggacctgtacgaaaatgtatgcactcactacttactgtaagttgctaaatgactaaaatgtaaacgttATCacgattatctgtaaggtccctcagtcgagcagtacatttcaaactcagattcaaccacaaagaccagggaggttttccaatgccacgCAAAGAAGGgcccctattggtagatgggtcaaaaaaaagaaaataaaaaagatattgaatatcccYTTGataatggtgaagttattaattcaaattaattgttatttgtcacatgcgccgaatacaacaggtgtagtagaccttacagtgaaatgcttacttacaagcccttaaccaacaatgcagttaagaaaataccccacaaaaaagtaagagataagaataacaaataattaaagagcagcagtaaataacaatagcggggctatatacagggggtacKagtacagagtcaatgtgcgggggcaccggtactgaggtaatatgtacttgtagagtagagttattaaagtgactatgcatagataacagagaatagcagcagcgtagaagattacactttggatggtgtatcaatacacccagtcactacaacgatacaggcgtccttcctaactcagatgccagagaagaaggaaaccgctcagggatttcaccatgaggccaatggtgactgtaaaacagttacagagtgtaatgactgtgataggagaaaactgaggatggatcaacaacattgtagttaagcCACAATACTAACTAGTGATGCAcagatatccaatattttccctgccactgcagtccctggttcgatgattgggagtcccatagggcagcgcacaattggcccagtgtcgtctgggccgtcattgtaaataagaatttgctcttaaccgacttgcctagttaaataaaggttacacacaccaaaaagttattttgttggcatttacgtatgtccccattaccagtaaaacataatcaaaacctatttcttgcAATttcttgctgtgctgtttcgtcgttcatttgttcagtcgtttcattctcaaccaggatttctatggaacgcggttagggtctttgcgtgtcaaataacacaacataatcGGTTTccgtagctatagttagctagctaactatatagctatgtgtcatcatctaaaataaccctaatttataagacagttcttatttgattagtGGTGRtcggacccatctatgtgaggCTAgcaacaataaggattagccacaatagtggactttgcggttagccttcaaataaaagtatggcataattctactatttgtattcatttgcatcactgtcaattacatacttttattttgaaggcaaaccacaaATTCCACTATTATGCCTAATGCTGATTGTGGCaaacttcacaacacataacccggtccggtcgagcctcactagccagatgaagctagcgggctgcttataacgttagctttgggaaacagggttaagtagctggctagctatttattttcatgaactgaagttcaatttcaataggcgaacaacatgTGGCaagctaatacttacaaggattccttaatcattgctaagaataatgaaaatgactgcagtttctactggtcattgttttcaggctggttgtattggtgctagctaggtaccaagataaagctagctaccccagaagttacgctcgaacaaatgatgctttattaccaacacggtattgtaaaaacatcgttcgtggccggtgtttgcagactttttttgtacagctttgacagtgctactgtatcttttttgacacgcaaagacccaaacggcgttccatagtatgtatatcgtgaagctaataggagtgacgctattactgtgtaactccggtagcgCGACATCTGAAAAAttgcgcacttggtagtgtgtaccggtgctcgtccagtcggcgaaagccaacattacccacgacagagaacggttgattgtcaagggcaatgaattccattatcttggctttaatggatttcgcctttgagttgtctcgctgaaatgttcttactctttcaaatgactgctcgWtccacacagcagacattgtgggctagttaaagaatgctgtgttgcacgtgtagcgcaaaattttacatgGCGTTATTATGCCATGTACctatgttatataggtatgcacggtagctttgacatcgatCTTTAACatcggtgttaaactagacatcaggcCGATWCTGATGTtgacatttttagctaatatcggccaattccgatatgttcaccaatatattgtgcatccctaatactaacctaattgacagtgaaaagggagcctgtacagaatacaaatatcccaaaacaagcatcctgtttgcaataaggtactaaaggaatactgcaaaaaatgttagAAAGCaatacactttttgtcctgaatacaaagtgctatgttagtagcaaatccaatacaacacattacggaataccactctccatattttcaagcataatggtggctgcatcatgttatgggtatgcttgtaatttattttactgttatttAACCAGGWaggccagttgagaacaagttctcatttacaactgcgacctggccaagataaagcaaagcagtgcgacaaaaacaacaacacagagttacacatgggataaacaaacYtacagtcaataatacagtagaRaaatctatatacagtgtgtgcaaatgtagtaagattagggaggtaaggaaataaataggccataatggctaaataattacaatttagcattaacactggagtgatagatgtgcagatgataatgtgcaagtagagatactgggggtgcaaagagcaaaaataaataacaatatggggatgaagtagttgggtggggtatttacagattggctgagtacagatgcagtgatcggtaagctgctctgacagctgatgcttaaagttagtgaggaagatacaagtctccagcttcagtgattcaGTAATGGTTAAGacctggggagtttttcaggatYAAAAAGAaagggaatggagctaagcaRaggcaaaatcctagaggaaaacctggttcagtctgcttttcaccagacactgggagatgaattcacctttcagcaggacaataacctaaaacacaaggccaaatctacactggaagacagtgaatgttcctgagtggccgagttacagttttgacttaaatctacttgaaaatctatggcgagtcctgaaaatggttgtctagcaatgatcaataaccaatttgacagaactttaatacgtttgaaaataataatgggcaaatggtgcacaatccaggtgtggaaagctcttagagacttacccagaaacacactaaagtattgactcaggggtgtgaatatttatgtaaattagttcactgtatttgattttaaataaattGGCTAaactttataaaaacatgttttcactttgtcattatgaggtagtgtgtgtagatgggtgagaaaaaactacttaaatcaatattgaattcaggctgtaacacaacaaaatgttttaaaaaatgtcaagaattatgaattattatttttttgccagAAACCAAACACCACAGAATATATATAATGCATCGAAAGATGTACGTTATATGCCTTAGTTTTTCATCtaaacaaactagagttttgcaATGCGCGTCtgagaagtaaaaataaaagtcacTGAATGCTCGTTAACTGTCACGTCAGGTTGACATTATTGGGGACCAGAATGTGACCCACCGTCGCCTGTTTGCGGTACCCGGTGAGGCGCACTCATGTAAACCAGCTCCACATACTTCTTCAGGAGCTTCCGTAGGGCCCCAGTCTTCTCGCGAAACGAGCCGCTGTTCTGTCGGTAACCGTGTATGCACAGGATCCGGAGCGGTGCTGCTCGAGTTACAGTCGCCATGTTTGCAGGAAGTTAACGACAGCTAGTTAATTAAACGGACTGGTTAGGCATTATTCTCTTACAAATATCGGTACTTTTACCAATTAAGTTAGCTCCACACTATCGCACTTTGATTTGTAGACTGAATTTATTTTTGGAGTTAGTTTCCTTGTCAAGTGAAAACTTGTTTCAACCGGTAGGAGTACAGGTCCGTCTGAAAATAGTGGTCGGTGGAAACAGAAGCTAAGTCGATGGTTCCTACGCATAGCATAGTTCCTAGCTAACACAGGAATCATCGTTGCATTGGCCAGGTGATAAACCTTTGAAAAGCCAGATCTATCTGTGCCATTAAAGCGTCTGTGACAGCGTGGGCCGTGCCATTGAGGCTatttccattttaaagtagtgaaTTTTctacttcattggctgattgctcccaactcataaGAAGCCCCATCCagatgactactttaaaatggtggaagccctcaatgacaACGTCCATGCAAAAACATGTTATATCCacgatgagtcctctatctatctctatgacagCCACAAATTGTTTcaaagttacagtgcattcgtaacaacctaaccatttcGAAACTTCTATTCGAATAAAATAATCCTCacgtttctttatttttattattttctacYttgtagaataatagtgaagacatcaaaactatgaaataacatacatggaatcatgtagtgaccaaaaatgtgttaaacaaatccaaatatattttatattggagattcttcaaatagccatcctttgccttgatgacagctttgtacacacttggcattgtctcaaccagtttcacctggaatgcttctctaacagtcttgaaggagttcccacatatgctgagcacttgttggctgctttcacgtcactctgcggtctgacacatcccaaaccatctcaattgggttgaggtcgggagattttggaggccaggtcatctgatgcagcactccatcattcttctTGTTAAAAttgcccttacacatcctggaggagttttgggtcattgtcctgttgaaaaacaaatgatagtcacactaagcccaaaccagatgggatggagtatcgctgcagaatgctgtggtagccatgctggttaagtgtgccttgaattctaaataaatcacagacagtgtcaccagcaaagcacccccacaccattacacctcatccttcatgctttacagtgggaaatacacagagatcatctgttcacccacacagcgtctcacaaagacacgacagttggatccaaaaatctccaatttggactccagaccaaaggacatatttccaccgctctaatgtccattgctcgtgtttcttggcccaagcaagtctcttcttcttattggtgtcctttagtagtggtttctttgcagcaattcaacaatgaaggcctgattcacaccgtctcctctgaacagttgattttgagaaatgtctgttacttgaactctgtgaagcatttatttgggctgcaatttctgaggctggtaactctaatgaacgtatccgctgcagcagaggtaactttgggtcttccattcctgtggcggtcctcatgagagccagtgacGAATATATGAcgaatcatagcgcttgatgatttttgccactgcacttgaagaaactttcaaagttcttcaaatgttccatattgactgaccttcatgtcttaaagtaatgatggactgtaatttctatttgcttatttgagctgttcttgctataatatggacttggtcttttaccaaatagggctatcttctgtatacccccctaccttgtcagaacacaactgattggctcaagcgcattaagaaggaaagaaattccacaaattaactttgaagatggcacacctgttaattgaaatgcattccaggtgacaacctcatgaagctggttgagagaatgccaagagtgtgcaaagctgtcatcaaggcaaagggtggctacttcgaagaatctcaaatataaaagaacacttttttggttattacatgattcaatgtgttatttcatagttttgatgtcttcactataattttacaatgtagaaaatagttcaaaataaagaaaaacccttgaatgagtaggtgttctaaaacttatatcaatatatatttttttgttgttaaagctgcattgttggttaagggcttgtaagtaagcatttcagtgttgtattcggcgcatgtgacaaataacatttgatttgattttttaccATTTAGgcttgagaagaaaaaaatatatatatatatattttttacaaataaatcaCATAATATCTCATATAAATATTTTAAAGTATTCTTTCTATGATAACTAGTATAAATCTATCATTAATTCTTCATATTTTCCATAACTGTCACCCTAATTATTAAATTACAAAGTATACAGGACAGGAGTCTTATTCTGAGTTTATGGTGATGTGAAAATGGCGGAAGTGGAGGTTCGAATTAAGCAACGCGTCGAGCAAAGTTGGTGAAGACGAATGTTCTGAATAGACAATTGGTAGCATCGAAAACTGGAACAAAAaggaaattgtctaaaattggaGTAGAGGATACGTGTGTTAGTTATAATGAATCGCTTCTTGTTGGCATtcctattcattcctttacacttgtgtgtatgaggtagttgttgtggaattgttagattacttgttagatatgtGGGATACCCGCTTGAGGTGTCGAAAATGGTGAAGTATGCGCTTGTAAAAGTGGGAGtcttgtcagagtgaccaggagtggtcttattttgattaattATATTTCTGAAGAGCGAGCAGAGGAAGATTGCAATGGGCCTCAAAATAACCCGGACAACATAAATGTTGTGTTTTGAATTTCGGAGTAGAGTTCCCGTCAAAGGAGTCATCTCAGGGGTGACGACGGATGTCCAGGTTGAATACCATAATATAAATCCTTGTGTGGTTGGTGCCCGGCGTCGGACCCGCTGGGTGAagggagggaaaaaaataaaGTGTCGGTCGGGTTGTTTTTTGATTAAGAGCAAATACCTACGCATGTGAAGCTTAGTTATGTAAGATACGCCGTAAGAGCTTGAGTCCCCAAACCACTACAGTGTACGAATTGTAAAGaatttggccatgtttcaagtgtgtgcagacTAACAGAGTACACCAAAGAACAATGTGTAGAAGGAcagttgcaattgtggtggggaacatgatcctgagttcctggagtgccctgtaagggtgaCATTGAGGTGGCAAAAGTCAGATTGGTCAATCGAATCTCCTATGCGGAGGCAATTAAAAtaattgagaaaacaagtgatgCTAGTGAAGATATGGTGGTGGATACACCACAGCATGTAGTAAATGTTTGCCGACAGACAGAAAATACCKTGCGTGTTAAAAAGTTGGATTTTGTTGCGTTCATTGCCAGTTCTAAACAGTACAGCACAAGTCGCAAAGAAGTCGAAGAAACTYYACATGGTTTGGCTGCGGCAGAATCGTTTTTGAAAATGAAGACCTACAAGGGGTACTGGCGCCGGAGAACCCGCTCTCCCATTTTCAACTGGAGCCTGTGTATGGatcacatgttttatttattttttaacataacagttttttgatttattttttggtAGTTACGTTTTTCGGGTAAATCCTGTTTCCATCCCGCATAGTAGATGACGGGATGTGTGATCGTcaatataccatagaagaagaagaaattcTGAAGGATTCCAAAAATCCGTTAACCGGAAGTACTTAGTTATTCTTGCATGCGTCATAGCGGTATGCGATAACAACACTTCAATTGTTTGTTTGCGGATGGCCATAACGTTATAGAAGAAGAGCCACAATAACAACACAGCTCACTTGCCTTCACAGCAAAGAAGTAAGTTCAATTTATTGTATTACTCAATACGTTGCAAGTGTAAACTACATGTGTTACAAACAATACGTCAAGAAACAATAACGAAGCAGCAAGCGAGTGCTTGTTTGAGTTAGCAGCGAAACTCACGTGAAAGTTTGCCAGTACGGTTGTTCTTTTTCCCGAAGGAAGACTTGTGATTTGAGGGGGGAAATGGCCACCACATCTTCTCTTCCAGAGGAGGACCTCACCTGTCCCGTATGCCGAGACATCTTCAGAGACCCAGTCATCCTGTTGTGTAGCCACAGKTTCTGTATYGACTGTATAKATGGCTACTGGAGGGAGAAAGAAGTGAAGGAATGTCCAGTCTGTAGGAAAAGATCAAAACTCAGTGATGCACCCCTCAACCGGGCTTTGAAGAACCTCTGTGAGGCCTACTCGAAGGAGAAAGCATCAGCAGGTGTCCTCTGCAGTCTGCATGGGGAGAAATTAACTTTTCTGTCGAAACATTTATGTCCCAATAGAATAAATGACCATGACATTTAGTTTTTTCCTAAAAAAGTAACAATTATTACACACCACTGCTTAGTGCTGCTGCCCTTTAGAGAAAATGTATTCTCAGTAAACTGATATTTAAAATGTTACTGTTTCAATCCAGGAGTCTGTGCTGAAGCTCCTACAGAACAAACTGGAGGTCCTTGAGGCAGACAGTCGAACTTGTGTTCAAACGGCAGATACTATCACGGTAAGAACTGAGTGGCTTTTGGCTTTTATGTTTCTGTTGTCGAGTTTCCCTCAGCCAGCAGATCTGACTCGCTTGCTTACAGCTGCGCAACGGTCGGACCGGCTTCCTGTGTAGATTAAGACACCGCAGAgccaggcctcccgagtggcattGCGGTCtaaagcgtcactacagac
This genomic stretch from Salvelinus sp. IW2-2015 unplaced genomic scaffold, ASM291031v2 Un_scaffold2428, whole genome shotgun sequence harbors:
- the ovca2 gene encoding esterase OVCA2 isoform X2, with amino-acid sequence MATVTRAAPLRILCIHGYRQNSGSFREKTGALRKLLKKYVELVYMSAPHRVPQTGDAQGKENZVGPGGDEAPRGWWFSDIQARSFDAGQQCQASLGLEESVEAVRTAVKDLGPFDGVLGFSQGAALVAMLCSIQEQNLEPQFQFCFAILVAGFRSACSEHQRFYGGPAPLVIPSLHVFGQEDQVISDRMSRELLPLFQEPQVLTHPGGHFVPAASAHRQTYQEFLKRFQ
- the ovca2 gene encoding esterase OVCA2 isoform X1, yielding MATVTRAAPLRILCIHGYRQNSGSFREKTGALRKLLKKYVELVYMSAPHRVPQTGDAAQGKENZVGPGGDEAPRGWWFSDIQARSFDAGQQCQASLGLEESVEAVRTAVKDLGPFDGVLGFSQGAALVAMLCSIQEQNLEPQFQFCFAILVAGFRSACSEHQRFYGGPAPLVIPSLHVFGQEDQVISDRMSRELLPLFQEPQVLTHPGGHFVPAASAHRQTYQEFLKRFQ